A portion of the Deinococcus humi genome contains these proteins:
- a CDS encoding arsenate reductase ArsC: MIRVLILCTHNSARSQMAEALTREAARRLGLSLDVHSAGTEATRVKDDAKTVMAEIGLDLSTHNSKTLSDVPDAQNFDYVVTICDSAAEACPVYPGKTTRRHYPFVDPSGGSLERWREVRDQLEVQFDTFVQALQEGRDVPPTYADSPAVSTQ; encoded by the coding sequence GTGATCCGCGTCCTGATCCTCTGTACCCACAACAGTGCCCGCTCCCAGATGGCCGAAGCCCTGACCCGCGAGGCGGCTCGGCGCCTCGGTCTGAGCCTGGACGTCCATTCCGCCGGCACGGAAGCCACGCGGGTGAAGGACGACGCGAAGACCGTGATGGCTGAGATCGGACTGGATTTGTCCACCCACAACAGTAAAACCTTGTCTGACGTTCCGGACGCCCAGAACTTCGACTATGTCGTGACCATCTGTGACAGCGCTGCCGAAGCCTGCCCGGTCTACCCTGGCAAGACCACCCGGCGGCATTACCCTTTCGTCGATCCCAGTGGGGGCAGCCTGGAACGCTGGCGGGAAGTGCGTGATCAGCTCGAAGTTCAGTTCGACACGTTTGTCCAGGCCCTTCAGGAGGGGCGTGACGTGCCCCCCACCTACGCCGACAGCCCCGCCGTAAGCACGCAGTAG
- a CDS encoding arsenic transporter: MLPATLIFLLTLVLVIWQPKLKWQPGGLGIGWSATLGALLALLTGVVSLADIPTVWDIIWNATITFVALIIISLILDEAGFFKWAALHVARWGGGRGARLFPLVILLGAAVSALFANDGTALILTPIVLAMLGALGFRPAATLAFILATGFIADSASLPLVISNLVNIVSADFFDLNFGAYASVMVPVDLAAVLASLGVLYVMFRHDLPAQYDPAVLERPGTAIRDHNVFRVGWIVLVVLLIGYFAAGPLGIPVSAVAVLGAALLWVVAARGHTVSTRAVLKGAPWQIVLFSLGMYLVVYGLGNAGLTALLAGVLDRFAAGGLWSATLGTGVLTAILASVMNNLPSVLIGALAIDASSATGAVKQGMIYANVIGNDLGPKITPIGSLATLLWLHVLATKGVRISWGEYFKVGIVLTLPVLFLTLAALAVRLGTGG; encoded by the coding sequence ATGCTGCCCGCCACACTGATTTTCCTACTGACCCTCGTGCTGGTCATCTGGCAACCCAAACTGAAATGGCAGCCGGGCGGCCTCGGCATTGGCTGGAGTGCTACCCTCGGCGCACTGCTGGCCCTGCTCACCGGCGTCGTCAGCCTCGCCGACATTCCCACTGTATGGGACATCATCTGGAACGCCACGATCACCTTCGTCGCCCTGATCATCATCAGCCTGATCCTCGACGAAGCCGGATTTTTTAAATGGGCCGCGCTGCACGTCGCCCGCTGGGGCGGCGGCCGTGGGGCACGGTTGTTTCCGCTGGTGATCCTGCTGGGCGCCGCCGTGAGTGCCCTGTTCGCGAATGACGGCACCGCCCTGATCCTCACCCCCATCGTGCTCGCCATGCTGGGCGCGCTCGGTTTCCGCCCGGCGGCCACGCTCGCGTTCATCCTCGCAACCGGCTTTATTGCGGACAGTGCCAGCCTGCCGCTGGTGATCAGCAACCTCGTGAACATCGTCAGTGCGGACTTCTTCGACCTGAATTTTGGCGCGTACGCGAGCGTCATGGTGCCCGTCGATCTCGCGGCGGTGCTAGCCAGCCTGGGCGTTTTGTATGTGATGTTCCGGCATGATCTGCCCGCGCAGTACGATCCGGCGGTCCTGGAACGGCCAGGCACCGCCATTCGCGACCATAACGTCTTCCGGGTGGGCTGGATCGTCCTGGTGGTCTTGCTGATCGGCTACTTCGCAGCGGGACCCCTGGGGATTCCGGTGAGTGCCGTCGCCGTCCTCGGTGCCGCCCTGCTGTGGGTGGTCGCGGCCCGCGGTCACACGGTCAGCACCCGGGCTGTACTCAAAGGTGCCCCCTGGCAGATCGTTCTCTTCTCGCTGGGCATGTACCTGGTGGTGTACGGACTGGGCAACGCCGGGCTCACAGCCCTGCTTGCGGGGGTGTTGGACCGCTTTGCCGCAGGCGGCCTGTGGAGTGCGACGCTGGGAACAGGCGTGCTCACTGCCATTCTCGCCAGCGTCATGAACAACTTGCCCAGCGTCTTGATCGGTGCGCTTGCCATTGATGCGTCGTCCGCCACCGGCGCTGTCAAGCAGGGCATGATCTACGCCAACGTCATTGGCAATGACCTGGGCCCAAAGATTACCCCCATCGGGAGCCTCGCCACGCTGCTGTGGCTGCACGTGCTGGCCACCAAAGGCGTCCGGATCAGTTGGGGGGAGTACTTCAAGGTGGGTATCGTCCTGACCCTGCCAGTGCTGTTCCTCACTCTCGCGGCGTTGGCGGTGCGGCTGGGGACTGGAGGGTGA
- a CDS encoding ArsR/SmtB family transcription factor has protein sequence MTAVAAPTALDQLKALSHEIRFSLVRHLAQGEYCVCDLEALLDLPQSKVSYHLGILREAEFIQSEQRGKNVYYRLIHPTLYQLGGRLLTDLFEGNDALTHQNNSIC, from the coding sequence ATGACTGCTGTGGCCGCGCCAACCGCTCTGGATCAGCTCAAGGCCCTGTCTCACGAGATCCGCTTTTCCCTGGTGCGGCACCTGGCCCAGGGCGAGTACTGCGTCTGTGACCTCGAAGCCCTGCTGGATCTGCCGCAGTCCAAGGTGTCTTACCATCTTGGCATCCTGCGGGAGGCGGAGTTTATTCAATCCGAACAGCGCGGCAAGAACGTCTATTACAGATTAATTCATCCCACGCTCTATCAACTGGGTGGACGGCTGCTGACTGATCTCTTTGAGGGCAATGACGCCTTGACGCATCAAAACAATTCGATATGCTAA
- a CDS encoding carboxypeptidase regulatory-like domain-containing protein, which produces MPTKTTRIIAALVLTALLGACGGTQAGNTPPPSIPGSGQPGQAAPYTMTGTVKNAAGQPIAGAEVWADNTLYYDMNALGTTDAQGRYTIALPRNQPGTWRAGGHVKTKYANEWYELSLVPDTNAAFATDQGAVRNFTLRISGERPGGGEYGGKLYPYFGEAGGDFDMDQVEFTLTPTGPLIDGSVGSVITRHRDDTMVRDIPIGKYVVTARYVPTGGPVRPMVLMGRNESAYAPSTTITFRESPSYGLFADLTVSLAP; this is translated from the coding sequence ATGCCTACGAAAACCACCCGCATCATCGCCGCCCTCGTCCTGACCGCTCTGCTCGGTGCCTGCGGCGGCACCCAGGCTGGGAACACCCCCCCGCCCTCCATCCCCGGCTCCGGACAGCCTGGGCAGGCCGCACCCTACACCATGACCGGCACCGTGAAGAATGCCGCCGGACAGCCCATCGCGGGGGCGGAGGTCTGGGCCGACAACACCCTCTATTACGACATGAATGCCCTCGGCACCACCGACGCGCAGGGCCGCTACACCATTGCCCTGCCCCGCAATCAGCCCGGTACCTGGCGGGCCGGTGGGCACGTGAAGACGAAGTACGCCAATGAGTGGTACGAACTGTCGCTCGTTCCGGACACCAACGCGGCTTTTGCCACTGACCAAGGCGCGGTTCGTAACTTCACGCTGCGGATCTCCGGCGAGCGGCCAGGCGGCGGCGAGTACGGCGGCAAGCTCTACCCGTATTTCGGTGAGGCCGGCGGAGACTTCGATATGGATCAGGTGGAGTTCACTTTGACCCCCACTGGCCCGCTGATCGATGGCAGTGTCGGATCGGTGATCACGCGCCACCGGGACGACACCATGGTCCGCGATATCCCGATCGGGAAGTACGTCGTCACGGCCCGGTATGTTCCGACGGGCGGTCCGGTCCGCCCGATGGTGCTGATGGGACGCAATGAGAGCGCCTACGCACCGAGCACCACGATCACCTTCCGTGAGTCGCCGTCCTACGGCCTGTTCGCCGACCTCACCGTCAGCCTGGCGCCGTAA
- a CDS encoding ArsR/SmtB family transcription factor, whose amino-acid sequence MKFDMAATVFKALGDAHRLKALHFLATATPDCCQNGEGICACDLVDHLGLAQPTVSHHMRLLVDAGLVTAERRGRWTHYALSRAGLGTVQTLIDRLTADVGSASSCAPATPRPQIQAPQVTSTEEL is encoded by the coding sequence ATGAAGTTTGATATGGCCGCGACGGTCTTCAAGGCTCTGGGGGACGCCCACCGCCTGAAAGCCCTGCATTTTCTAGCTACCGCCACCCCGGACTGCTGTCAGAACGGTGAGGGGATCTGCGCCTGTGACCTGGTGGACCATCTCGGCCTCGCTCAACCCACCGTCAGCCATCACATGCGCCTGCTTGTCGACGCCGGTCTGGTCACCGCCGAGAGACGCGGCCGCTGGACGCACTACGCCCTCAGCCGCGCCGGGCTCGGGACCGTTCAGACCCTCATCGACCGTCTGACGGCAGATGTCGGTTCAGCTTCTTCCTGCGCTCCTGCCACGCCACGCCCTCAAATTCAGGCCCCGCAAGTCACCTCAACGGAGGAGTTATGA
- a CDS encoding metallophosphoesterase family protein — MRAVGVVIVEHSHLEHLRQIGPLVVNAGAVSRQKDGSPSARWVLLEGKRGTWSVSFRPVSYEVDAAPGRTDTPQGARRKPHNYGMKGPERD; from the coding sequence ATGAGGGCAGTTGGCGTCGTCATTGTCGAGCATTCGCATCTGGAGCACCTCCGGCAGATCGGGCCGCTGGTGGTGAATGCCGGCGCGGTCAGCCGACAGAAGGACGGCAGTCCATCGGCGCGCTGGGTGCTGCTGGAAGGCAAGAGGGGCACCTGGAGTGTGTCCTTCCGCCCGGTGTCTTACGAGGTGGACGCCGCCCCTGGGCGGACAGACACGCCCCAGGGGGCGCGAAGGAAGCCGCACAACTATGGAATGAAGGGGCCAGAACGTGACTGA